GGCGAAGGGCTTAGCTAAGCTCCACGAGAGAAGCGAGAATGTCGTTAAACTCACCGAGACCGGAAAGAAGTACGCCGAAATCGGCCTTCCTGAGTGGAGAGCCTTAAAGCTCCTCCGCGAGAGGGGAAAGGTTACGCTCGACGACCTCAGGGAGGTTCTCAGCGACGACGAACTCAAGCCCATAGTCGGCCTCCTCAGAAAGGAGGGCTGGGCGAGCGTTAGGAAGGAGGACGGTAAGCTCGTCCTTGAAATCACCGAGAAGGGGCTTGAAGCTGAGGAGAGGTCTATTGATAAGGCCTTAAAGCTCCTCGCCGAGAAGGAGGTCGTTCCGGTTAAGGAAATCGAGAAGCTCGTTCCCGTCAAGGAGCTCAAGAGGAGAAAAATCGGTGAGGAGGAAACGGTAACCGAGAGGGAAGTCGAGATTACTCCGGAGGGCGAGGAGCTTGCTCCAAAAGTCGAGCTGAAGCGAGAGGTTTCCGTTTTAACCCCGGAACTCATAAAGTCCGGCAAATGGCGCGAGGTCGAGTTTAGAAAGTTCGACATAAAGGCCCCCGTGAAGAGGATTTACCCGGGTAAAAAGCAACCCTACAGAGCGTTCCTCGACAAGATAAGGAGAAGGCTTATCGAGATGGGCTTCATTGAGATGACGGTTGAGAGCATGATTGAGACCCAGTTCTGGAACTTCGACGCCCTCTTCCAGCCCCAGAACCACCCGGCGAGGGAGTGGACCGACACATACCAGCTCAAGTACCCGAAGAGCGGATTCCTGCCGGAGGAGGAGCTTGTTGAGAGGGTTAAGACCGCCCACGAGCGCGGTCTGGCCGGCTCGCGTGGCTGGGGATACGTCTGGTCTCCGGAGAGGGCGATGCTCCTCATGCCGAGGGCTCACGGTACTGCCCTTGACGCGAGACAGTTGGCGAAAGGTGTCGAGATTCCTGGGAAGTACTTCACGATTCAGCGCGTTTTCAGGCCGGACGTCCTCGACAGGACGCACCTCATTGAGTTCAACCAGATTGACGGCTTCGTCGTCGGCGAAGAGCTGAACTTCAGGCACCTCCTCGGAATACTCAAGCGCTTCGCGGTGGAAATCGCCGGGGCCAAGAAGGTGAAGTTCCTGCCAGACTACTACCCGTTCACCGAGCCGAGCGTTCAGATGAGCGCATACCACCCTGAACTTGGTTGGGTTGAGTTCGGTGGCGCTGGAATCTTCCGCGAGGAGATGACTAAGGCTTTGGGCATTGACGTCCCGGTCATCGCATGGGGAATCGGAATCGACAGATTAGCTATGTTCAAGCTCGGAATAGACGACATACGCTACCTCTTCAGCTATGACTTGAGATGGCTGAGGGAAGCGAAATTAGTGTGGTGAGTTCGGTGGTTCACTACACCAAACATGCCGAGATTCGAATGAGCCAGTATGGCATTTCAAGGGAAGAAGTGGAGAATACCCTCCGCAGTCCCCTCCGTTTGTTTTTTGACTTTAGCTCAAACCGCTACGTGGCCATCGGAACAAAGAACGGACACGGCTTAGTCGTGGTTTACGAAGTGGTTCATGGTGAAAAGGTCGTCGTTACCACCTACCACACAAGCAAGGTTGATAAAATCATTAGGGCTAAACTGTCATCTGGGAGGTGGATTGAGTTATGAGCGAGGAAATCCTTGTTAGGTACGACCCTGACGTTGATATCCTTTACGTTCAGCTCTCAAAGAAGAAGCCCGTTGATGCCGATATGAAAGGGGATGTGGTCATAGACCTCGATGAAAACGGAGAGGTCGTTGGCTTCGAGATATGGCGCGCGAGGGAGCTAATCCTGCCGGAGTTCATGAAGTTCATCGAGAAGATAAAGGCTGAGAAGGCCCACGTGGAGGGTTGAAGATGCCAAAGTTCGACGTGTCAAAGTGGGATTTGGAGAGGCTCGTCGGCAGGGAATTCACGGTCGAAGAGTGGGAGGATCTCTTCCTCTACGCCAAATGCGAGCTCGATGATGTCTGGGAGGAGAACGGTGAAATCTACTTCAAGGCCGACTCGAAGGATACGAACAGACCCGACCTCTGGAGCGCCGAGGGGATAGCAAGGCAGATACGCTGGGCGCTCGGCTTCCAGAGGGGCCTGCCGAAATACGAGGTCGAGAAAAGCGACGTTACCGTTTACGTTGACGAGAAGCTGAAGGATATTCGTCCATATGGTGTTTACGCAATCGTTGAGGGCCTTGAACTGGACGAGGAAGCGCTAAAGCAGATGATTAACCTCCAGGAGAAAGTTGCTCTGACCTTTGGAAGGAGGAGAAGGGAGGTAGCGATAGGCATCTTCGACTTCGACAAGGTGAAGCCCCCGATATACTACCGGGCAGGGGAGAAGACCGAGAAGTTCGTCCCGCTCGGCTTCGAGGAGGAGCTTACGCTGGAGGAAATCCTTGAAAAGCACGAGAAAGGGAAAGAGTACGGCCATCTGATTAAGGACAAACCCTACTACCCGCTCCTCGTGGACAGCGAGGGTAAGGTACTCTCGATGCCCCCGATAATCAACTCCGAAACGACCGGCAGGGTGACGACGGAGACGAGGAACGTCTTCGTCGACGTCACCGGCTGGGATTTGAACAAGGTCATGCTCGCTCTCAACGTCGTCGTTACAGCTTTAGCGGAACGCGGAGGAAAGATTAGGAGCGTTAAAGTCGTTTATCCGGACTTTGAGATTGAAACGCCCGATTTAACGCCGAAGGAGTTTGAGGTCGAGCTGGACTACATAAGGAAGCTCGCCGGCCTCGAGCTGAGCGACGGCGAAATCAAAGACCTCCTCGAGAGAATGATGTACGAGGTGAAGCTTGAGGACGGCAAAGCAAAGCTCCTTTATCCAGCTTTCCGCGACGACATAATGCACGCCAGGGACGTTTTAGAGGACGTTCTCATCGCCTACGGCTACAACGAGATTGAGCCCGAGGAGCCGAAGCTTGCCGTCCAAGGCAGGGGCGACAAGTTCGTCGAATTTGAGGATGCCGTTAGGGAACTTATGGTCGGCTTCGGCCTTCAGGAGGTCATGACCTTCAACCTTACCAACAGGGAGGCCCAATACGAAAAGATGAATCTCCAATACGGAAGGGACTACCTCAACAACCCGCCGGCTGAACTCGTCGAGATAGAGAACCCGATAAGCCCGAAGTGGTCGGCGCTGAGAAACTGGCTTCTGCCGAGTTTGCTCGACTTCCTGAGCCAGAACACCCACGAGGAGTACCCGCAGAGGCTCTTCGAGGTCGGCAAAGCAACGCTCATCGACGAGGGCAGGGAAACGAAGACGGTCAGCGAGAGCAAGCTTGCCGTCGTGCTGGCCCAGCCGAGGGTTACCTTCACAGACGCGAAGGAAATCCTTGACAGCGTGATGAGGCATCTTGGCTTCGAATACGAGCTTGAAGAGGTCGAGCACCCGAGCTTCATCCCCGGCAGGGTTGGAAAGGTAATCGTAAACGGAGAAACCATCGGCGTAATCGGCGAAATCCATCCAGCGGTTTTAGAAAAGTGGGGAATCGAGATGCCCGTTGCGGGCTTCGAACTGTTCCTAAGGCCACTCTACACTGAGCCCTACCTTTAGTCCCTCTTTTTCCTCTTCTCAAGGAGGGCGCACATGAGCTCGAAGTTTGTAACGCTTATGAGCACCTCAACGTCAAAGACTTCCTCCATTCTCTCACCTCAATTTTAGGTTCTCGTGCCCCTTTATCAACTTTGTGCGAATTTTTTCGTATTTCGTTCGAATTTTGGGTTTACAAAAGTCAAGAAACTTGGAGGATTTTCGGGGAAGGCTTTTTATACCCTCCACTAAAGCGCCAACCATGAAGCTGGCTCTCCGCGTGGCCTACGACGGAACTGCATTCTACGGCTTCCAGAGACAACCCGGAGTGAGGACGGTAGAGGGAGAACTCATCCGCGTTTTGACCAAACTAAAAATCATCAAAAGCCCTGAAGAGAACGACTTTAAAGGTGCTTCCCGGACGGACCGCGGAGTTTCCGCGTTCTTCAACGTGGTTTCGTTCGTTCCCGGCGAAAGGGCAGACCTGGCAAGGCCCGAGGTGCTGAATCATCATCTCCGCGACGTATGGGTTCTCGGCGTTGCCGAGGTTCCCGCTGACTTCCACCCGAGGTTCTGGGCGACCTCGAAGACTTATCGCTACTACCTCGTCGATGAGGGCTTCGACCTTGAGAAAATTCGTGAATGCGCCAGGCTCTTCGAGGGAACCCACGACTTCTCGGCCTTCGCGAAGCTCGAACCCGGCAGGGAGCCTGTTAGGGAGATAACGCACATCGGCATCATTCCAAGATACGGCTACTACGTGGTTGAAATCACGGGCAAAAGCTTCCTCTGGGAGATGGTGAGGAGAATCGTCAACGCGCTCCGCTTCTGCGGACTCGGGCTTCTGGAGCTTGAGGACGTTAAGGCTATGCTCGCGGGGACTTACAGGAAGAAGGTTCCACCAGCTCCGGCGGAGAACCTCGTTCTGTGGCGCATAGAATACCCAAACGTTGACTTCAAGACCGACGAGAAGGGCCTTGCAAAGGCCAAACGCGACCTCTTTGAGCGCTACTCAAGAGCTCTGACGAGAGCGGCGCTTTTTGGGGACTGCATCGTTGAGCTTTGATTCTTTGTCGTAGTACTTCCCGTAGTACTGCTTGAGCGCTTTCTGCCTCTCGATGAAGTGCGTGTAGAGGAGCGGGTCGTCGTCGGCTACGTCAACTATAACCGCCCTCATGCCCTTCTTCGGCCTCAGGGCCCTTCCTATGGTCTGTATCGTCATAATGTCGCTCTTTCCGCCCCCGGCGAGGATTATCGCGGAAATCTCAGGTATATCAACCCCTTCCTTGAGCAGGGTCGAGATTAAAACCGGAATCTCGCCGTTCTTGAAGGCCTCAAGAACCTCCCAGCGGTTCTGACTCTTGGAACTGAGGAACTCGGCCTTTACGCCCTCCTTTTCAAGCATCTCCTTCAGGATTTTGCCGTGCTCTATGCGCTTTACGTCGATGAGGACGCGGTGACCCTTCCTGACGAGCTCCTTGGCCTTCGCCACTATCGCCCTGTTCCTCTCATCGTTGTTCATGACGACGTCCTCGTAGAGTTCCTTGTAGCGCTCGCTAAAGGACGGCATGCTCGACTCGTAGGTTATCACCTCGAAGCGGGGCTTGGCCAAGAATCCCTCCCGTATCAGGTCCTCGGCTTTCACCTCGTAGATTATCGGCCCAACGACGGCCTCAATCTTTATCTCCTCACCGCGAACGCGCCTCCACGGCGTTGCCGAGAGCCCGAAGCGGTAAACCTGCGGGAGGCTTATTCCCAGCTGGTAGAACTTTTCAGCTGCTGAAGTCCTGTGGCACTCGTCGAACATGACTATCGCGTAGTCGTTCTTCAGCTTGTCAACGCCCCTCGAAAGAAGGGTCTGTATCATGGCCACCGTTACGTTCTCCTCGTTCCACTTGTTGTCGCCGACGATTCCGGCTTTAACGCCGAGGAGCTCTTCAACCTTCTCGGCCCACTGGTAGAGGAGTTCCTTCGTGTGGACGACGATGAGCGCTGAAAGGTCAAGTTCGTGAATGATTCTCAGCCCAACGACGGTCTTTCCGCTTCCAACGGGCAGGGCCAGAACGCCCATCTTCTCCTTCAGGGCCTTCCTAACGGCCCGTTGCTGATAGCGCCTCAGGGAGTATTCCTCGTTCCACGTTGAGTTGAGCTTGACCCCGCGAACCTGCCGTTCGTCTTTGATTCTAACGCGGTAGCCCTTGCTGTTGAGGAACTTTTTGACCCGCGGAAGAAGGCCGACGGGAAACGTCTTCTCGTAGGGGTCGTAGAGGCTTTCCGGCTTCTCCCACTTGCCGTAGTCCTTCTTGTAGGTGAGCAGGTCGTAGATTTTGAAGTAGACGCTCGGCTCCGCCTTCTCGACCTTAACCAGTGCTGAACCATCTGGAATCCTGAGGACAACCATGGGCATGGCCAATCAGAGCGAGTCTGGAAAAAGCCTTTATAGACCTTTTGGAACAAAGGTCTAAGGTGGTGGCATGCTGAGGGAAATTCTTCAAACTTTCGACGACCTGATTGTCATAAAGGAACCCGTGAGCAAGGAACTCGAGGTGACGCGCTACCTGCTGAAGTACCGCGACAGGCCGGTTCTCTTCGAGGACGTTGACGGCTGGAGGGTCGCCGGAAACATCTGGAGCACCCGCGAGAGGATAGCCCGCTTCCTGAACACGAGCAGGGAGCGCCTGATGCACGTTGTGGCGGACGCGATGGAGAATCCCGCCCCTTATAAAATCGTCGAAAGCGCCCCGTTCCTGAAGAACTCGACGGAGGACTTTTCTCTCCTCGAGCTCCCGGTTCCGAAGTACTATCCCAAGGACGGCGGGCCGTACTTCACCTCGGCGATGGTCATCGCAAAGGACGACAACGGCTTCGTCAACATGTCATTTCACAGAATGATGGTTCGAGACGAGAAGACCGTTGCGATAAGGCTCGTCCCGAGGCATCTCTACGCGATGTGGAAGGACAGGGCCGAGCACGGAGAAGAGCTGGACGTTAGAATCGTCGTGGGAAATCCAATTCACCTGCTCTTGGCTGGAGCTACCAGCACGGCCTACGGAATCAGCGAGCTTGAGATAGCCTCCAAACTCAGCGAGCTCGCCTTCGGGAGGCCCGTTAAAGTCGTTGACTTGAATGGAATTCCCGTGCCGGTCGAGAGCGAGTTCGTCTTCGAGGCGAAAATAACTCCGGAGCTGGTCAATGAGGGGCCGTTCGTGGACATAACGGGAACCTACGACTACGTGAGAAAGCAACCGCTGGTCGTCTTTGAGAGGATGTACCACGTTGACAACCCGATTTTCCACGCCCTCCTGCCAGGTGGCTACGAGCACTTCATGCTCATGGGTCTTCCAAAGGAGCCTCAAATATACGCGAGCGTCAAGCGCGTTGTTCCAAAGGTTCACGGGGTAAGGCTGACGGAAGGAGGTGCCATGTGGCTTCACGCAGTTGTTTCGATAACCAAACAGCACGACGGCGACGGCAAGAACGCGATTTTGGCGGCCTTCGCCGGCCACCCGAGCCTTAAACACGTGGTCGTCGTTGACGAGGACATAGACATCTACGATGACCGCGACGTGGAGTGGGCGATAGCGACGCGCTTCCAGGCCGACAGGGACCTCGTGATAGTCCCCAACGCCCGCGGTAGCTCCCTCGACCCCTCAGCGGAGAGGAGCTTAACCGCCAAGTGGGGCATCGATGCGACGAAGCCCCTCGACAGAAAGGAAGAGTTTGAGAGGGCTAAGCTTTAGCCCCCTCCGCTTTTCTCACCATCTTCCCCTCCAGCAGGTCTATTATCTCCACCTTCTCGTAGAGGTACCAGAGGGCGAGGAAGCTGAGCCCCGTCGAGAGGAACGGGTTGATTAGGTAGAGCGGGCTGAGGGCGATGAAGACCGCGTAGCCGAGCAGGAACGCAGAGAGCGAGTAGAGAACCTTCCCCGTTCCGAGCCTGTAGGCTGCGTAGAGGCCGGCAACCGCTATCGGGACCTCCCAGGGGACGAGTATGAACTTGCCCCAGAGGTGCCAGCCGAGCCTTGGAAAACCGTACCAGATGCCGTTCGGGAGGAATGGAATCCCTCCTGTGAAGAAGTCAGCGAGCAGGTGCAGGCCGTTGCCCAGAATTCCAAGCGGGCCGAAGGGGAGCATGTAGATGAACGAGACGAAGCCGTGGTTGAAGAATGTCCTCGTGAAGTCGCCGGTGGCGAGAAGCATCTGAATGAAGCTGTAATCCGGTGCGGAGTTTGCTATGACGAACAGCCCGAGGAGCTTCCTGTTCCATCCCCTCCAGGCTCCTATGAGGTAGGCAACGAAGATGTGCATCGGAAGTAGCATTCGAACACCTCAGGATTCTTCGAAAATAAAACCTAAAAAGTTTTCTGAACAAAATTGAGAAGTTGAAAACAGAACAAAGTCACTTCACGAGGGTTAGGAAGATTTCTTCGAGGCTTGGCTCTTTCACCTGCATTGTCAGAATCTTCGCCCCCTGGGAAGCAACGTAGTCGTGAAGCTCCTCGCGAATGTCCTCCGAGGCAACGACCCTGTACTTGTTCTCCCCGAGGGGCGTAACGTTCCAGGGGGCGGAACTCCAGTCCACGGGCCTGTTCGTCTCGATGATAATCGTGTAACCTGCCTTTCTCAGAAACTCCCGCTTGATGTTCTCGATGCTGTCCTCCAGCACAAGCCTGCCCTTGACGATGACGCCAACGGTATCGCAGACCTCTTCAACATGCGCGAGAATGTGGCTCGAAAAGAAGACCGTCTTTCCAGCCTTCCTCTGTTCTTTAATAATTTCCTTGAATTCCGCAATCCCAGTCGGGTCGAGTCCAGTCATCGGCTCGTCGAGGATTAAAAGCTCGGGGTCGTTTATCAAAGCCTGAGCGAGGAGAAGCCTTTGACGCATTCCCTTTGAGAACTTGCCGACCTTCTTGTTCCTGACCTCCCAGAGGTTGACGAGTTTTAAAAGCTCTTCACTCCTCTTCTCGCGCTCCACCTTTGGAATCTTGAAGGCCTTGCCGATTATGTCAAGGGTCTGCATTGGAGTCAAAAACTCCCATAGGGTAGCGTGCTCGGGCATGTAGCCGATTCTCGCCTTGGCTTTAACGAGTTTGCCCTCGTCGAACTTCCCGTTCCTGAAGACCTCCTCACCGAGGAGTTCTATTCTTCCCTCTTGGGGAAAGACGAGGCCGAGGAGGCTCAGTATCGTCGTGCTCTTTCCTGCTCCATTCGGCCCGAGGAAGCCGTAGACGACACCATTGGGAACCTTGAGCGTGAGGCCATCGAGGGCCCTAACGTCTTTGTAAACCTTAACCAAATTCTCAACCACAATCATGACCATCACCTCAAATCCATGCGGAGGAAGCGCCAGGTTGCGATGCCGAGGTAGACGAGGGTCATGACGATGAGGAGGGCAACGTTTACGGCTCTCTTTTTCATTGCCCTTCCTATTCCGGCGTATTCAGCCGTGTACGTGGGATACGTATGCGTTTCACCGTTGATTTCAATGGTTTCAGTGGTCTTCTTGTACTCGTTAACATCCTTTAGGATTACAGAGAACTGGGCGTTTGGGGCAAAGAACAGATACTTGGTGTAGTACTTTGCCATATAGTCGTTGGCCTGCTGGGGGGTCATGTTGTCGGAGGCATTTACCGTGGCTTTGTAAGCTACAACCGACGGGAGGAGTATGTAGAGCAGGAAGAAGACGCCAAGCGCAACGCCGAGGGACGCACCGGACGAGCGAATGAACGTCGAGATAATGTAGCCGATAGAGATGAACTCCACCATGACGAGCAGGAGAAGAAGGTTGAGCAGGAAAATGTCAGCGGTTATCTTTGATATAGAGATTCCAACCCACTTAAGGCCTGCAAGGGTAACAAGGCTCGTTAGGAGAAGCGCCATCGCAAACACGACGAACTGGCCCGCGTACTTTCCAAGTATATAGCCAAGCCTCGTCACGCTCTTGCTGAGGGCTATCCTGATTGTACCGTCTTCAATCTCCTTGTTTATCGCCCCTGCCCCAAAGATTATCGCGAGAATCCCAAGGAAGAAGAGCGCCGTTTTGCTGGAAAAGGCTATTATCGTTGCTATGGCTTCAAGCTCATCCTGCACCCCGGTTTGCTTCATGAAATAAAACGCGGGTATGTACAGACCGATTATAATCAACAGTATTGCCCAGAGCTTTTTGGTTCTTATCCCCTTCATAAACTCGACCTGGAATCCCCAGAACACAGGGAACACCTCCACTCGCTCTCGGTAGAACTAAACTAAGGAGTATAAAAATTTTGTCATAGGAATTGGAATGAAATTAGAGTCTCCTAAGTTCGAGAACCAGCTCGGCCTTCTGGCAGTGCGCCTTGAGCCTCCCGAGAACTTCCTCCTTGCCACCAAGGACCGGCCAGAGGATTGAATCAATGTGGAGCGGTGGAATTCCTGTCCTCTCTGCAATCCTGTTCCAGAAGCTAACCGGCGGTTCGCTGGTGAAGCGCTTGGTGTAGGCGTTTATCCTCACGTCGTCAGGAATTTCGAGGGCCATTGGGTAGGGAACGAAGGCATTAAAGGCAATCCTCCCCGCGTAGCCGAACATCTTCACGGCGAAGACTATCGTTTTCGCGCTTTTCTTAGCCTTCATGGTCCTCGCGAGGTCATCTCTAAGCCTTTCCATGCCGTTGAAGTAGTAATCCCCCAGCTCGTCCATCGAGAGGGACTCTAAGAAGGGCTCGACCCGCTCGATTCTCTTGAGCTTTCCGGCAACGAGGCGCCTGTTGGTTCTTGAGTTGGGGAGAAACTGGGTGTAGGCCTCCGTTATTCTCTCCGGCGGGTTCTTCGAGAAATACCCTGAGAACTCCCACCACCAGTCCTCGCCCTTCCCGCTCAGCTGGTAGCTGACGAGCGCGTTGGCTATAACAAGTTTGATGAAGAGTTCGTCGTCCTTCAGGTTTTCCCGGAGGTTCTTGAGGGCATCGAACTGCAAATCAACCTTCTCCTCAATGGTTCTCGCGCAGTCGAGGCCGAGCTCCCGCAGTATTTCCACGAGCCTCTCGATTTTATCTTCCTCTTCCCGATATTTTATCTTCACGAAGCGGTCGAGCGTCATTGCGCCACGCTCCTTATCAACCTTTCCAGGAAGGCGTTCTCGCTCACAATTTCTGCTCCGGTGTTCCTCGGAAGGCCAAGCTCGACCTTCGCCCTTATTCCGTGCTCCTTGAGGTGGTCGTTAAGCTCGGCAGAAAGCCTCTGGAACTCCGCCTTCAGGATTAGGCCGTAAACCGTCGGCCCCCAACTGCTCTGGCCTGCGCCGTGGGTTTTCTCACCCAGCCAGTTGAGGATTAACTTGACATCCTCCCTGAACTCGCCCCCCTGAAACTCCGCAAAGTGCCTGCCGACGAGCCTCTGTATCGCCGAGAGGTGCTCACCGAAGGCCCTGACGTTCCTCTCCTTCAACGCGGGCAATAAGCCGAGTAAAATGCGATGGCTTATCTCCCTGGCCACGTTGACGTTCCCGAAGTTTCCGCTCATTATAGGCTTCTCCTCCTCTTCATCGAGGCCCGGCTTTACCTCGGGAATCACGAGCAGGAAGGCCCACTCCTCGGGAAAATCCTCGCGGAGTATCAGCGGGGGGATTCCTTCTTTAACCCCGCCATCGAGGACGAAGCCTCCGTGAGCGAAGGCGTAAATCCCGGCCCCACTGTTCTTTCCCCTTCCGAGGACCTCGGCGAGCCTTTCAACCGGAATGTTCAGGTTGTTGAGCCCCGCTATTGCGGTTCCAACGGCCAAGCTCAGCTGAGTAGTCGAGCCGAGGCCGACGTGCCTTGGAATTGCCTTTCGAACCTCAATTAGGTAGCCGGTTCCCGTTCCAAAGGCCGAGTTCATTCTCTCCACGGCCTTCCTTATGGTTTCAACGTCCTCACCTTGGGCCTTTACCTCGAGCCGTTCAGCGGGCAGAACCTTTACCTCGTAGCCACCTTCGAGCGCCACCCCGAGGCTCCCGAAGCGCCTTCCAAGCGAGCCCGTTGGGTCTATCAGGCCGAGGTGAAGCCTTTTCGGCGTCCGGATTATCATGCCCATCACCCTTTTATTGACTCCCGAGAAGCATAGGCGGTGATGCTAATGAAGTTTGCGGGAGTTAATCTTGACGAGCCGAGGATAATGGGAGTAATAAACGTCTCGCCCGAGAGCTTCTACAAGGGGAGCGTGAGGAACGATGAAAAGGCTTTGGCAGAGACCGCCGTTAGAATGGTTGAGGAAGGGGCGAGCTTCATAGACATCGGGGCGAAGTCAACGGCTCCCTACCTTGAGACACAGATTCCGCTCGAGGAGGAAATTAAAAGGGCCGTTTGGGCCGTCAAGGTCGTCAAGGACGCGGTTGATGTCCCCGTGAGCATCGACACCACGAGCGCGAGGGTTGCTGAGGAAGCCCTGAAGGCCGGCGCGGACATTATAAACGACGTAACCGGCTTCAAGGGCGACCCGGAGATGGCGAGGGTTGCCTCTGAGTACAGCGCTCCGGCCGTTCTCTGCGCCCACGGGAAAGTGAGGGACTTCTCGGACCCGGTCAGGACTGTCATTGAGTTCCTCGGGGAGAGTCTGACGATAGCAAAGGAGCACGAGGTTGAAGATGTTGCCGTTGACCCCGCTATCGGTTTCCTTCGTCCGGAGTGGCCACCCTGGTACGAGTGGGACTCGAAGGTAATAGCGAACCTCAACATACTCAATCTCTTTGGAAGGCCAATCCTCATCGGCGTTTCTCGGAAGTCCTTCATAGGCGCGATAACGGGCAGAGAGAAACCGGAGGAAAGGCTCGCCGGCAGTTTATCGGCAACAGCAATAGCCGTCCTGAAGGGTGCGAGAATAGTGAGGACCCACGACGTGAGGGAAACGCTCGACGCGGTGAAGGTCGCCGGGTTCATCGGGCGGTTTTCGCCTTAGAGTTCTTCGCCCTCTTCCATTCTTCGAGGAGCGTTATCAGGAGCGACAGCGAGACGGGTCCGATGATGATTCCGACGAAGCCAAAGGCGATGTAGCCCCCGAAGATTCCCACGAGGCTTACGAGCGCGTTAACGCCCCACTGCCTCTTGCCGAGCCTCTTGGAGAGCAACAAATCCGGTAGGGGTGAAACAAGGGCAAAGCCGAGAATCCCCATAGCGAGGGCCCTTCCGGGGGACCCTGACGTAAACAGGTAAATCGCACTTGCACCCCACACCATCCAACCGCCAACCACCGGCAGGAGCTCTAGGATAACGGTGAGTATCCCCGCCGCTATCGAGCCCCCGGCGTCCGACATCCCGAGGGCGTAAAAGAGGAACGCGAGTATGACCCCTTTGCCAACGCTGACGAGAAGCCATCCGCGCAGTAGGTGGTGGAGGGTTTCCGTTGCACTGTTTATGAGCTTTCTCGCGAGTTCTTCCCTGCTCGGGGGAAGGAGGGCGTATATCTCGTCTTTTATCGCCCTTGCATTCACGAGGACGCCGTAAAAGGCAAAGACCGCAACGATAATCTGAAGGGACAGTTTGGGCAGGGAGTATGTGTACCCAAGGACGTAGGAATTAAAGCGCTCCGCTATCGCGCTTGAGAGCTTGTTGAGAAGGTCGTAGACCCCGGATGGAAGGTTGAGGCCGAGGAGCCAGGTAAAAAAGGTATCCACGTAGTCGGTGAGGGAGTGCTTGATGTCATTCATCCACAGGGCAAAGCCGAGGATGAAGAGGAAAGAGAAGACCGTCAGGAGCCCCGTGAGTAGGAGGGCTGACCAGCGGTTGCCCATTCTGGTACTGAGCCTTTCGTGGACGGGATACAGGATGTAAGTCAGGGTTACAGCGACGATAAGGGGGGAAAGAACGGGACTAACCGTCTGCCACGTGAGGTAGAGGATTACCAGTGAAACGCCAATCCAGACCGCTGTTTCAAGCTCCATCGAGCATCCCCAGGTACTTCAGGATT
The Thermococcus sp. 21S9 DNA segment above includes these coding regions:
- the pheT gene encoding phenylalanine--tRNA ligase subunit beta, with translation MPKFDVSKWDLERLVGREFTVEEWEDLFLYAKCELDDVWEENGEIYFKADSKDTNRPDLWSAEGIARQIRWALGFQRGLPKYEVEKSDVTVYVDEKLKDIRPYGVYAIVEGLELDEEALKQMINLQEKVALTFGRRRREVAIGIFDFDKVKPPIYYRAGEKTEKFVPLGFEEELTLEEILEKHEKGKEYGHLIKDKPYYPLLVDSEGKVLSMPPIINSETTGRVTTETRNVFVDVTGWDLNKVMLALNVVVTALAERGGKIRSVKVVYPDFEIETPDLTPKEFEVELDYIRKLAGLELSDGEIKDLLERMMYEVKLEDGKAKLLYPAFRDDIMHARDVLEDVLIAYGYNEIEPEEPKLAVQGRGDKFVEFEDAVRELMVGFGLQEVMTFNLTNREAQYEKMNLQYGRDYLNNPPAELVEIENPISPKWSALRNWLLPSLLDFLSQNTHEEYPQRLFEVGKATLIDEGRETKTVSESKLAVVLAQPRVTFTDAKEILDSVMRHLGFEYELEEVEHPSFIPGRVGKVIVNGETIGVIGEIHPAVLEKWGIEMPVAGFELFLRPLYTEPYL
- a CDS encoding DUF4258 domain-containing protein, whose product is MVHYTKHAEIRMSQYGISREEVENTLRSPLRLFFDFSSNRYVAIGTKNGHGLVVVYEVVHGEKVVVTTYHTSKVDKIIRAKLSSGRWIEL
- a CDS encoding DUF2283 domain-containing protein, whose translation is MSEEILVRYDPDVDILYVQLSKKKPVDADMKGDVVIDLDENGEVVGFEIWRARELILPEFMKFIEKIKAEKAHVEG
- a CDS encoding phenylalanine--tRNA ligase subunit alpha translates to MELSYQEKLTLIKLNELKKAKFEELVKEAGLEQVAVMRAILGLQAKGLAKLHERSENVVKLTETGKKYAEIGLPEWRALKLLRERGKVTLDDLREVLSDDELKPIVGLLRKEGWASVRKEDGKLVLEITEKGLEAEERSIDKALKLLAEKEVVPVKEIEKLVPVKELKRRKIGEEETVTEREVEITPEGEELAPKVELKREVSVLTPELIKSGKWREVEFRKFDIKAPVKRIYPGKKQPYRAFLDKIRRRLIEMGFIEMTVESMIETQFWNFDALFQPQNHPAREWTDTYQLKYPKSGFLPEEELVERVKTAHERGLAGSRGWGYVWSPERAMLLMPRAHGTALDARQLAKGVEIPGKYFTIQRVFRPDVLDRTHLIEFNQIDGFVVGEELNFRHLLGILKRFAVEIAGAKKVKFLPDYYPFTEPSVQMSAYHPELGWVEFGGAGIFREEMTKALGIDVPVIAWGIGIDRLAMFKLGIDDIRYLFSYDLRWLREAKLVW
- a CDS encoding DEAD/DEAH box helicase, giving the protein MVVLRIPDGSALVKVEKAEPSVYFKIYDLLTYKKDYGKWEKPESLYDPYEKTFPVGLLPRVKKFLNSKGYRVRIKDERQVRGVKLNSTWNEEYSLRRYQQRAVRKALKEKMGVLALPVGSGKTVVGLRIIHELDLSALIVVHTKELLYQWAEKVEELLGVKAGIVGDNKWNEENVTVAMIQTLLSRGVDKLKNDYAIVMFDECHRTSAAEKFYQLGISLPQVYRFGLSATPWRRVRGEEIKIEAVVGPIIYEVKAEDLIREGFLAKPRFEVITYESSMPSFSERYKELYEDVVMNNDERNRAIVAKAKELVRKGHRVLIDVKRIEHGKILKEMLEKEGVKAEFLSSKSQNRWEVLEAFKNGEIPVLISTLLKEGVDIPEISAIILAGGGKSDIMTIQTIGRALRPKKGMRAVIVDVADDDPLLYTHFIERQKALKQYYGKYYDKESKLNDAVPKKRRSRQSS
- the truA gene encoding tRNA pseudouridine(38-40) synthase TruA; this translates as MKLALRVAYDGTAFYGFQRQPGVRTVEGELIRVLTKLKIIKSPEENDFKGASRTDRGVSAFFNVVSFVPGERADLARPEVLNHHLRDVWVLGVAEVPADFHPRFWATSKTYRYYLVDEGFDLEKIRECARLFEGTHDFSAFAKLEPGREPVREITHIGIIPRYGYYVVEITGKSFLWEMVRRIVNALRFCGLGLLELEDVKAMLAGTYRKKVPPAPAENLVLWRIEYPNVDFKTDEKGLAKAKRDLFERYSRALTRAALFGDCIVEL